The proteins below come from a single Tsuneonella deserti genomic window:
- the recQ gene encoding DNA helicase RecQ, which produces MATVASEAYSLDAARGALRDVFGFDDFRGIQANVVGRVLAGRSTLAVMPTGAGKSLTYQLPATMIEGTTVVVSPLIALMHDQLRSARANGIAAATLTSADADWRETLDAFRAGALDLLYVAPERASQPAFRELLSSARIALFAIDEAHCVSEWGHDFRPDYRLLRPLMDAFPRVPRLALTATADAHTRDDILVQLGIPAEGLMVAGFDRPNIRYRIAHRDSIVHQLVGLMRSEPGPGIVYAPTRAKVEKLAGQLAAASGRPVLPYHAGLEPGERAANQAGFVASEDMVIVATIAFGMGIDKPDVRFVAHAGIPKSIEAFYQETGRAGRDGDPAQTLMLWGAGDFAQARQRLSEVPEDRRGSERARLDALAGLVETAGCRRAVLLRHFGEDPPEACGNCDNCLEAPGVTDATEIARKLLSAAYRTGQSFGLGHLQKVLTGVGDDRIVQRGHDRLSVFGIVDAEEARLIQPVARALQARGSLVATEHGGLQLGGDAKAILTGERSVEIVVPPQSSRRRGGESNPVGDPLFEALREVRRDLARSAGLPPYVIFHDATLREMAALKPQTLRELAEIGGVGARKLEAYGQAFVDAIRAHER; this is translated from the coding sequence ATGGCGACGGTCGCAAGCGAAGCATACTCCCTGGACGCCGCGCGCGGGGCGTTGCGCGATGTGTTCGGTTTCGACGATTTCCGCGGCATCCAGGCCAATGTGGTCGGGCGCGTGCTCGCGGGGCGATCGACCCTTGCGGTCATGCCGACGGGCGCAGGCAAGTCGCTCACCTACCAGCTTCCTGCCACGATGATCGAGGGCACCACGGTGGTGGTGAGCCCGCTCATCGCGCTGATGCACGACCAGCTCCGCTCGGCACGTGCGAACGGGATCGCCGCGGCGACATTGACCAGCGCCGATGCCGACTGGCGCGAAACACTCGACGCGTTCCGCGCGGGCGCGCTGGACTTGCTCTACGTGGCTCCGGAGCGAGCCAGCCAGCCGGCTTTCCGGGAATTGCTGTCGTCGGCCCGCATCGCGCTGTTCGCCATCGACGAGGCGCATTGCGTGTCGGAATGGGGCCACGATTTCCGCCCGGACTATCGCCTGCTGCGCCCGCTGATGGATGCCTTTCCGCGGGTGCCGCGTCTTGCGCTCACCGCCACGGCAGACGCGCACACGCGGGACGATATCCTGGTCCAGCTGGGCATTCCCGCGGAAGGGCTGATGGTCGCGGGGTTCGATCGGCCCAACATCCGTTACCGCATCGCGCACCGCGACAGCATCGTTCACCAGCTCGTCGGCCTGATGCGCTCGGAGCCCGGCCCGGGCATCGTCTATGCGCCGACCCGCGCGAAAGTGGAGAAACTGGCGGGGCAGCTGGCAGCCGCAAGCGGCCGGCCCGTCCTTCCCTATCACGCCGGGCTCGAACCCGGTGAGCGCGCCGCCAACCAAGCTGGCTTCGTCGCGTCCGAGGACATGGTCATCGTTGCGACGATCGCCTTCGGGATGGGCATCGACAAGCCCGACGTCCGGTTCGTCGCGCATGCCGGCATCCCGAAGTCGATCGAGGCGTTCTACCAGGAGACCGGCCGCGCGGGGCGTGACGGCGACCCCGCGCAGACTCTGATGCTGTGGGGCGCGGGCGATTTCGCCCAGGCACGCCAGCGATTGAGCGAAGTGCCCGAAGACCGCCGCGGATCCGAACGCGCGCGGCTGGACGCACTTGCCGGTCTTGTCGAGACCGCGGGCTGCCGACGCGCGGTGCTGCTCCGACACTTCGGGGAGGATCCTCCCGAAGCATGCGGCAACTGCGACAACTGCCTCGAAGCGCCGGGCGTGACCGACGCGACCGAGATCGCTCGCAAGCTGCTCAGCGCGGCCTACCGGACCGGCCAGAGCTTCGGACTGGGCCACCTGCAGAAAGTACTCACCGGAGTGGGGGACGACCGGATCGTCCAGCGCGGTCATGACCGGCTGAGCGTGTTCGGCATCGTGGACGCGGAGGAAGCGCGGCTTATCCAGCCGGTTGCCCGCGCGCTCCAGGCGCGCGGGAGCCTGGTCGCGACCGAGCACGGCGGGCTCCAGCTGGGCGGCGATGCGAAGGCGATCCTGACGGGCGAGCGCAGCGTGGAGATCGTGGTGCCGCCGCAATCCTCCCGGCGGCGTGGCGGGGAGAGCAACCCTGTCGGCGACCCCCTGTTCGAGGCCTTGCGCGAAGTGCGCCGCGACCTGGCCCGCAGCGCCGGCCTGCCACCTTACGTGATCTTCCACGATGCTACCTTGCGCGAGATGGCGGCGCTCAAGCCGCAGACACTCCGGGAGCTGGCAGAGATCGGCGGCGTCGGCGCGCGCAAGCTCGAGGCCTACGGCCAGGCGTTCGTCGACGCGATCCGCGCCCACGAACGCTAA
- a CDS encoding DksA/TraR family C4-type zinc finger protein — protein sequence MAGGWTRDGAVQDQIDDTVKDAVEAARARMARGPSAEFCDDCGERIPERRRGALPGVRTCVACQTERDSEVRHSAINRRGSKDSQLR from the coding sequence ATGGCAGGCGGTTGGACCCGCGACGGAGCGGTTCAGGACCAGATCGACGATACCGTGAAGGACGCGGTCGAGGCTGCGCGCGCGCGAATGGCTCGGGGCCCGAGCGCGGAATTCTGCGACGACTGCGGAGAGCGCATACCCGAGCGCCGACGCGGCGCGCTACCCGGCGTGCGCACGTGCGTCGCCTGCCAGACGGAGCGGGACAGCGAGGTGCGCCATTCCGCGATCAACCGGCGAGGCAGCAAGGACAGCCAGCTGCGATGA
- a CDS encoding right-handed parallel beta-helix repeat-containing protein — MESHARVAPARPSILLVGALAAAAVAAIPLAALFAEPREPAFTVIESGRGFATLQQAVGAIGEGTGSIAIAPGTYRECAVQEAGTVTYLAVQPGSVIFDSTTCEGKAALVLRGRSARISGLTFRGMAVPDHNGAGVRLERGDLIVAQSWFVDSQQGILTGSDPAGTIVIDKSTFSGLGNCEDSAGCAHSVYVGDYGKLRVTRTRFERGTGGHYLKSRARMVEVAANSFDDSAGRGTNYMIDLPEGSGGQITNNWFVQGRDKENYSTFIAVAAEDHTHSADGLAIAGNDARFAPDVRRTSAFVADWSGDKLAIGSNVLGTGLKPFKRR, encoded by the coding sequence ATGGAAAGCCACGCCCGCGTCGCACCTGCCCGCCCGTCGATCCTTCTGGTCGGCGCGTTGGCGGCAGCCGCCGTGGCGGCCATTCCGCTCGCCGCGCTGTTCGCCGAGCCGCGCGAGCCAGCGTTCACTGTCATCGAGAGCGGCCGCGGCTTTGCGACCCTTCAGCAAGCGGTCGGGGCGATCGGCGAAGGCACCGGCTCGATCGCGATCGCGCCCGGCACTTATCGCGAGTGCGCGGTGCAGGAAGCGGGCACCGTGACCTATCTGGCCGTCCAGCCCGGCTCCGTGATCTTCGATTCGACCACCTGCGAGGGTAAGGCAGCGCTAGTGCTGCGCGGCCGCTCCGCCCGCATTTCCGGGCTGACCTTTCGCGGTATGGCGGTGCCCGATCACAACGGGGCAGGCGTCCGCCTGGAGCGGGGCGATCTCATCGTAGCGCAAAGCTGGTTCGTCGACAGCCAGCAGGGCATCCTGACCGGCAGCGATCCTGCCGGGACGATCGTGATCGACAAGAGCACCTTTTCGGGCCTCGGCAACTGCGAGGATTCGGCAGGCTGCGCGCATTCGGTCTATGTCGGCGACTACGGCAAGCTGCGCGTGACCCGTACCCGCTTCGAGCGCGGCACCGGCGGCCATTATCTCAAATCGCGCGCGAGGATGGTGGAGGTCGCGGCCAACAGCTTCGATGACTCAGCCGGCCGCGGAACGAACTACATGATCGACCTGCCTGAGGGATCGGGCGGCCAGATCACCAACAACTGGTTCGTCCAAGGGCGCGACAAGGAAAATTACTCCACGTTCATCGCGGTCGCTGCCGAAGACCACACGCATTCCGCCGACGGCCTAGCGATCGCGGGGAACGACGCTCGCTTCGCGCCCGATGTGCGCCGGACGAGCGCCTTCGTGGCCGACTGGTCTGGCGACAAGCTCGCGATCGGATCGAACGTGCTCGGCACTGGCCTGAAGCCGTTCAAGCGCCGCTGA
- a CDS encoding toxin-antitoxin system HicB family antitoxin — MAPPVRKAFALRLDPAVHAAVERLASAELRSANAQIEMLLREALEARGYELKARAKARRGRPPKGD; from the coding sequence GTGGCTCCGCCCGTCAGGAAGGCTTTTGCCCTACGCCTCGATCCGGCGGTCCACGCCGCGGTCGAGCGGCTGGCATCGGCGGAGCTGCGCAGCGCCAATGCGCAGATCGAAATGCTGCTGCGCGAGGCGCTGGAGGCGCGCGGATACGAGCTCAAGGCGCGCGCGAAGGCACGGCGAGGGCGCCCGCCCAAGGGAGATTGA
- a CDS encoding SPFH domain-containing protein: MSVEQQGMVRSNERPAAAFNGYLMLLVLLAAVAFAVWLVASGIPAEGSPEPVILAFVIKLVGAALVAGVVAIGFYMIQPNQAAVLTLFGSYAGTDRTEGLRWIWPWIGKSKVSVRANNLISDRIKVNDLRGNPIEMAAQVVWRVVDTAQALFDVDDYKAFVTVQIEAAVRTIGARYPYDDFAHADVTLRGHHEEVGAELRTELIARLQQAGITVDECGFTHLAYAQEIAGAMLRRQQAEAVVAARTTLVEGAVGMVEMALAMLSEKNVVELDDERRAAMVSNLMVVLCSERDTQPVVNAGTLYQ; this comes from the coding sequence ATGTCGGTCGAGCAACAGGGAATGGTCAGGAGCAACGAACGGCCAGCAGCCGCGTTCAATGGATACCTCATGCTGCTGGTCTTGCTGGCGGCCGTCGCCTTCGCGGTGTGGCTGGTGGCGAGCGGGATCCCGGCGGAGGGCTCGCCCGAGCCGGTTATCCTGGCCTTCGTGATCAAGCTGGTCGGCGCGGCGCTTGTCGCCGGGGTCGTCGCCATCGGATTCTACATGATCCAGCCCAACCAGGCAGCCGTGCTGACCCTGTTCGGGTCATACGCAGGGACCGACCGGACCGAAGGTCTTCGCTGGATCTGGCCGTGGATCGGCAAGAGCAAGGTCTCGGTTCGCGCAAACAACCTCATTTCCGACCGGATCAAGGTGAACGACCTGCGCGGCAATCCCATCGAAATGGCCGCTCAGGTGGTCTGGCGGGTGGTCGATACCGCCCAGGCGCTGTTCGACGTCGATGATTACAAGGCCTTTGTCACCGTTCAGATCGAGGCGGCGGTACGCACCATCGGAGCGCGCTATCCCTACGACGACTTCGCCCATGCCGACGTCACCTTGCGCGGCCATCATGAGGAGGTCGGCGCCGAACTGCGCACCGAACTGATTGCCCGGCTGCAGCAGGCCGGCATCACGGTTGACGAATGCGGCTTCACCCACCTGGCCTATGCGCAGGAGATTGCCGGGGCGATGCTTCGCCGCCAGCAGGCCGAAGCGGTCGTCGCCGCGCGCACCACGCTGGTCGAAGGCGCGGTCGGCATGGTGGAGATGGCGCTCGCGATGCTGAGCGAGAAGAACGTCGTAGAACTCGACGACGAGCGGCGCGCGGCGATGGTCTCGAACCTCATGGTCGTTCTGTGCAGCGAGCGGGATACCCAGCCGGTGGTCAACGCCGGAACGCTCTACCAGTAG